In a genomic window of Balaenoptera ricei isolate mBalRic1 chromosome 3, mBalRic1.hap2, whole genome shotgun sequence:
- the MGAT4B gene encoding alpha-1,3-mannosyl-glycoprotein 4-beta-N-acetylglucosaminyltransferase B isoform X3 has protein sequence MRLRNGAFLTLLLFCLCAFLSLSWYAALSGQKGDVVDVYQREFLALRDRLHAAEQESLKRSRELNLVLDEIKRAVSERQALRDGDSNRTWGRLTEDPRLKPWNVSHKHVLHLPTVFHHLPHLLAKESSLQPAVRVGQGRTGVSVVMGIPSVRREVHSYLTDTLHSLISELSPQEKEDSVIVVLIAETDPQYTSLVTENIKALWRTKQNLDYCFLMMYAQSKGIYYVQLEDDIIAKPNYLSTMKNFALQQPSEDWMILEFSQLGFIGKMFKSLDLSVIVEFILMFYRDKPIDWLLDHILWVKVCNPEKDAKHCDRQKANLRIRFKPSLFQHVGTHSSLAGKIQKLKDKDFGKQALRKEHVNPPAEVSTSLKTYQHFTLEKAYLREDFFWAFTPAAGDFIRFRFFQPLRLERFFFRSGNIEHPEDKLFNTSVEVLPFDNPQSDKEALQEGRSATLQYPRSSDGYLQIGSFYKGVAQGEVDPAFGPLEALRLSIQTDSPVWVILSEIFLKKAD, from the exons ATGAGGCTCCGCAATGGCGCCTTCCTGACGCTGCTGCTCTTCTGCCTGTGCGCCTTCCTCTCGCTCTCCTGGTACGCGGCGCTCAGCGGCCAGAAAG GCGATGTGGTGGACGTGTACCAGCGGGAGTTTCTGGCGCTGCGTGACCGGTTGCATGCAGCTGAGCAGGAGAGCCTCAAGCGCTCCAGGGAGCTCAACCTGGTGCTGGACGAGATCAAGAGGGCTGTGTCGGAGAGACAAGCGCTGCGAGACGGAGACAGCAATCGCACCTGGGGCCGCCTAACCG AGGATCCACGCCTGAAGCCGTGGAACGTCTCGCACAAGCACGTGCTGCACCTACCCACTGTCTTCCACCACCTGCCACACCTGCTAGCCAAGGAAAGCAGCCTGCAGCCCGCCGTGCGCGTGGGCCAGGGCCGCACCGGAG tgtcagtggtGATGGGCATCCCCAGCGTGCGGCGCGAGGTGCACTCGTACCTGACTGACACGCTGCACTCGCTCATCTCAGAGCTAAGCCCACAGGAGAAGGAGGACTCGGTCATCGTGGTGCTGATCGCTGAG ACTGACCCACAGTATACCTCGCTGGTGACAGAGAATATCAAGGCCTT GTGGAGGACCAAACAGAACCTTGATTACTGCTTCCTCATGATGTATGCGCAGTCCAAAGGCATTTACTACGTGCAG CTGGAGGATGACATCATAGCCAAGCCCAACTACCTGAGCACCATGAAGAACTTCGCACTCCAGCAGCCCTCGGAGGACTGGATGATCCTGGAGTTCTCCCAGCTGGGCTTCATCG GGAAGATGTTCAAGTCACTGGACTTGAGCGTCATTGTGGAGTTCATCCTCATGTTCTACCGGGACAAGCCCATCGACTGGCTCCTGGACCATATTCTGTGGGTGAAGGTCTGCAATCCTGAGAAGGATGCG AAGCACTGTGACCGGCAGAAGGCCAACCTGCGGATCCGCTTCAAGCCATCCCTCTTCCAGCACGTGGGCACTCACTCCTCACTGGCGGGCAAGATCCAGAAACTGAAG GACAAGGACTTTGGGAAGCAGGCACTGCGGAAGGAGCATGTGAACCCGCCAGCGGAAGTGAGCACAAGCCTCAAGACATACCAGCACTTCACCCTGGAGAAGGCCTACCTGCGCGAGGATTTCTTCTGGGCCTTCACGCCCGCTGCAGGGGACTTCATCCGCTTCCGCTTCTTCCAGCCACTGCGACTGGAGCG GTTCTTCTTCCGAAGTGGGAACATTGAGCACCCGGAGGACAAGCTCTTCAACACATCTGTGGAGGTGCTGCCCTTTGAT AACCCCCAGTCAGACAAGGAGGCCCTGCAGGAGGGCCGTTCAGCCACTCTCCAGTACCCTCGGAGCTCTGATGGCTACCTCCAGATCG gctctttctACAAGGGTGTGGCACAGGGAGAAGTGGACCCAGCCTTTGGCCCCCTGGAAGCACTGCGCCTCTCCATCCAGACAGACTCGCCGGTGTG
- the MGAT4B gene encoding alpha-1,3-mannosyl-glycoprotein 4-beta-N-acetylglucosaminyltransferase B isoform X2 — MRLRNGAFLTLLLFCLCAFLSLSWYAALSGQKGDVVDVYQREFLALRDRLHAAEQESLKRSRELNLVLDEIKRAVSERQALRDGDSNRTWGRLTEDPRLKPWNVSHKHVLHLPTVFHHLPHLLAKESSLQPAVRVGQGRTGELSPQEKEDSVIVVLIAETDPQYTSLVTENIKALFPTEIHSGLLEVISPSPHFYPDFSHLRESFGDPKERVRWRTKQNLDYCFLMMYAQSKGIYYVQLEDDIIAKPNYLSTMKNFALQQPSEDWMILEFSQLGFIGKMFKSLDLSVIVEFILMFYRDKPIDWLLDHILWVKVCNPEKDAKHCDRQKANLRIRFKPSLFQHVGTHSSLAGKIQKLKDKDFGKQALRKEHVNPPAEVSTSLKTYQHFTLEKAYLREDFFWAFTPAAGDFIRFRFFQPLRLERFFFRSGNIEHPEDKLFNTSVEVLPFDNPQSDKEALQEGRSATLQYPRSSDGYLQIGSFYKGVAQGEVDPAFGPLEALRLSIQTDSPVWVILSEIFLKKAD, encoded by the exons ATGAGGCTCCGCAATGGCGCCTTCCTGACGCTGCTGCTCTTCTGCCTGTGCGCCTTCCTCTCGCTCTCCTGGTACGCGGCGCTCAGCGGCCAGAAAG GCGATGTGGTGGACGTGTACCAGCGGGAGTTTCTGGCGCTGCGTGACCGGTTGCATGCAGCTGAGCAGGAGAGCCTCAAGCGCTCCAGGGAGCTCAACCTGGTGCTGGACGAGATCAAGAGGGCTGTGTCGGAGAGACAAGCGCTGCGAGACGGAGACAGCAATCGCACCTGGGGCCGCCTAACCG AGGATCCACGCCTGAAGCCGTGGAACGTCTCGCACAAGCACGTGCTGCACCTACCCACTGTCTTCCACCACCTGCCACACCTGCTAGCCAAGGAAAGCAGCCTGCAGCCCGCCGTGCGCGTGGGCCAGGGCCGCACCGGAG AGCTAAGCCCACAGGAGAAGGAGGACTCGGTCATCGTGGTGCTGATCGCTGAG ACTGACCCACAGTATACCTCGCTGGTGACAGAGAATATCAAGGCCTT GTTCCCTACAGAGATCCATTCTGGGCTCCTAGAGGTcatctccccttctccccacttctACCCTGACTTCTCCCACCTCCGAGAGTCCTTTGGGGACCCCAAGGAGAGAGTCAG GTGGAGGACCAAACAGAACCTTGATTACTGCTTCCTCATGATGTATGCGCAGTCCAAAGGCATTTACTACGTGCAG CTGGAGGATGACATCATAGCCAAGCCCAACTACCTGAGCACCATGAAGAACTTCGCACTCCAGCAGCCCTCGGAGGACTGGATGATCCTGGAGTTCTCCCAGCTGGGCTTCATCG GGAAGATGTTCAAGTCACTGGACTTGAGCGTCATTGTGGAGTTCATCCTCATGTTCTACCGGGACAAGCCCATCGACTGGCTCCTGGACCATATTCTGTGGGTGAAGGTCTGCAATCCTGAGAAGGATGCG AAGCACTGTGACCGGCAGAAGGCCAACCTGCGGATCCGCTTCAAGCCATCCCTCTTCCAGCACGTGGGCACTCACTCCTCACTGGCGGGCAAGATCCAGAAACTGAAG GACAAGGACTTTGGGAAGCAGGCACTGCGGAAGGAGCATGTGAACCCGCCAGCGGAAGTGAGCACAAGCCTCAAGACATACCAGCACTTCACCCTGGAGAAGGCCTACCTGCGCGAGGATTTCTTCTGGGCCTTCACGCCCGCTGCAGGGGACTTCATCCGCTTCCGCTTCTTCCAGCCACTGCGACTGGAGCG GTTCTTCTTCCGAAGTGGGAACATTGAGCACCCGGAGGACAAGCTCTTCAACACATCTGTGGAGGTGCTGCCCTTTGAT AACCCCCAGTCAGACAAGGAGGCCCTGCAGGAGGGCCGTTCAGCCACTCTCCAGTACCCTCGGAGCTCTGATGGCTACCTCCAGATCG gctctttctACAAGGGTGTGGCACAGGGAGAAGTGGACCCAGCCTTTGGCCCCCTGGAAGCACTGCGCCTCTCCATCCAGACAGACTCGCCGGTGTG
- the MGAT4B gene encoding alpha-1,3-mannosyl-glycoprotein 4-beta-N-acetylglucosaminyltransferase B isoform X1: MRLRNGAFLTLLLFCLCAFLSLSWYAALSGQKGDVVDVYQREFLALRDRLHAAEQESLKRSRELNLVLDEIKRAVSERQALRDGDSNRTWGRLTEDPRLKPWNVSHKHVLHLPTVFHHLPHLLAKESSLQPAVRVGQGRTGVSVVMGIPSVRREVHSYLTDTLHSLISELSPQEKEDSVIVVLIAETDPQYTSLVTENIKALFPTEIHSGLLEVISPSPHFYPDFSHLRESFGDPKERVRWRTKQNLDYCFLMMYAQSKGIYYVQLEDDIIAKPNYLSTMKNFALQQPSEDWMILEFSQLGFIGKMFKSLDLSVIVEFILMFYRDKPIDWLLDHILWVKVCNPEKDAKHCDRQKANLRIRFKPSLFQHVGTHSSLAGKIQKLKDKDFGKQALRKEHVNPPAEVSTSLKTYQHFTLEKAYLREDFFWAFTPAAGDFIRFRFFQPLRLERFFFRSGNIEHPEDKLFNTSVEVLPFDNPQSDKEALQEGRSATLQYPRSSDGYLQIGSFYKGVAQGEVDPAFGPLEALRLSIQTDSPVWVILSEIFLKKAD, encoded by the exons ATGAGGCTCCGCAATGGCGCCTTCCTGACGCTGCTGCTCTTCTGCCTGTGCGCCTTCCTCTCGCTCTCCTGGTACGCGGCGCTCAGCGGCCAGAAAG GCGATGTGGTGGACGTGTACCAGCGGGAGTTTCTGGCGCTGCGTGACCGGTTGCATGCAGCTGAGCAGGAGAGCCTCAAGCGCTCCAGGGAGCTCAACCTGGTGCTGGACGAGATCAAGAGGGCTGTGTCGGAGAGACAAGCGCTGCGAGACGGAGACAGCAATCGCACCTGGGGCCGCCTAACCG AGGATCCACGCCTGAAGCCGTGGAACGTCTCGCACAAGCACGTGCTGCACCTACCCACTGTCTTCCACCACCTGCCACACCTGCTAGCCAAGGAAAGCAGCCTGCAGCCCGCCGTGCGCGTGGGCCAGGGCCGCACCGGAG tgtcagtggtGATGGGCATCCCCAGCGTGCGGCGCGAGGTGCACTCGTACCTGACTGACACGCTGCACTCGCTCATCTCAGAGCTAAGCCCACAGGAGAAGGAGGACTCGGTCATCGTGGTGCTGATCGCTGAG ACTGACCCACAGTATACCTCGCTGGTGACAGAGAATATCAAGGCCTT GTTCCCTACAGAGATCCATTCTGGGCTCCTAGAGGTcatctccccttctccccacttctACCCTGACTTCTCCCACCTCCGAGAGTCCTTTGGGGACCCCAAGGAGAGAGTCAG GTGGAGGACCAAACAGAACCTTGATTACTGCTTCCTCATGATGTATGCGCAGTCCAAAGGCATTTACTACGTGCAG CTGGAGGATGACATCATAGCCAAGCCCAACTACCTGAGCACCATGAAGAACTTCGCACTCCAGCAGCCCTCGGAGGACTGGATGATCCTGGAGTTCTCCCAGCTGGGCTTCATCG GGAAGATGTTCAAGTCACTGGACTTGAGCGTCATTGTGGAGTTCATCCTCATGTTCTACCGGGACAAGCCCATCGACTGGCTCCTGGACCATATTCTGTGGGTGAAGGTCTGCAATCCTGAGAAGGATGCG AAGCACTGTGACCGGCAGAAGGCCAACCTGCGGATCCGCTTCAAGCCATCCCTCTTCCAGCACGTGGGCACTCACTCCTCACTGGCGGGCAAGATCCAGAAACTGAAG GACAAGGACTTTGGGAAGCAGGCACTGCGGAAGGAGCATGTGAACCCGCCAGCGGAAGTGAGCACAAGCCTCAAGACATACCAGCACTTCACCCTGGAGAAGGCCTACCTGCGCGAGGATTTCTTCTGGGCCTTCACGCCCGCTGCAGGGGACTTCATCCGCTTCCGCTTCTTCCAGCCACTGCGACTGGAGCG GTTCTTCTTCCGAAGTGGGAACATTGAGCACCCGGAGGACAAGCTCTTCAACACATCTGTGGAGGTGCTGCCCTTTGAT AACCCCCAGTCAGACAAGGAGGCCCTGCAGGAGGGCCGTTCAGCCACTCTCCAGTACCCTCGGAGCTCTGATGGCTACCTCCAGATCG gctctttctACAAGGGTGTGGCACAGGGAGAAGTGGACCCAGCCTTTGGCCCCCTGGAAGCACTGCGCCTCTCCATCCAGACAGACTCGCCGGTGTG